The following proteins are co-located in the Dromiciops gliroides isolate mDroGli1 chromosome 2, mDroGli1.pri, whole genome shotgun sequence genome:
- the LOC122738727 gene encoding ubiquitin-conjugating enzyme E2 G1 yields the protein MTELQSALLLRRQLTELNKNPVEGFSAGLIDGNDLYRWEVLIIGPPDTLYEGGVFKAHLTFPKDYPLRPPEMKFITEIWHPNVDKNGDVCISILHEPGEDKYGYEKPEERWLPIHTVETIMISVISMLADPNGDSPANVDAAKEWREDRNGEFKRKVARCVRRSQETAFE from the coding sequence ATGACGGAGCTGCAGTCTGCGCTGCTCCTGCGAAGGCAGCTGACGGAGCTCAACAAAAACCCAGTAGAAGGCTTCTCCGCGGGCTTGATAGATGGCAATGACCTCTACCGATGGGAGGTGCTCATTATTGGTCCTCCTGATACCCTTTACGAAGGCGGCGTTTTCAAAGCCCATCTCACTTTCCCCAAAGACTATCCCCTCCGACCTCCAGAAATGAAATTCATCACCGAAATCTGGCACCCAAATGTTGACAAAAACGGGGACGTATGCATTTCCATCCTCCACGAACCGGGAGAGGACAAATATGGCTATGAAAAACCCGAAGAACGCTGGCTGCCCATCCATACGGTGGAAACCATCATGATCAGTGTCATTTCTATGCTGGCAGATCCTAACGGAGACTCCCCGGCTAACGTAGACGCAGCCAAAGAATGGAGGGAAGACCGAAATGGAGAATTCAAAAGGAAAGTTGCCCGGTGTGTCAGAAGAAGCCAGGAGACTGCTTTTGAGTGA